The Cloacibacterium sp. TD35 region CGTCTATTTCCAGAAACTTCTACCAAATCCAGCATTAAGCCAATTTGATTCACATTGTCGGCGTTGTGATAACGAACGTGAGAATAATCAAACCTAAAAGATGAGATTTTGATTCCAAAGCCAAAACTCAATCCAGAGAAATTTCTTTGGTCCAGAACAGCGAGTTCGTTTCCGCGTTTTACGTTGTAACCAATTCTGATGTTGAAGGCTTGTTCGGGAAATAATTCGATGCCGCCAGAAAGATGGTCCATCAATTTTCTGCCAAAGCCTACTTCTTTTCCATTGATATCATACGATTGAGATATATTGAATTGCTGCAAATCATGATAAGTAAGGGTGTAAGCCAAAGGAAAATCTGGTAAAATTCTGGTGTAACCTATATCTGCTCGGAAAGGCAATTGTTCTTTGACACCGTTATAAGATTTGATTTGATATCCAAAATTTCTGAAGACAAGAGCCACTGTTTCTTTGGATTGTTCATTGTGATAAGTCACTCCAGCATTCGCGGAAATTGCAGAAGAGGTATAATTGTCGATTTTAGAAGTGAGGTAATTCACATTGGCGCCAATCGTGAAATCATCATCAAACTGATAGGCATAACCTACGCCAAACGAAGCGTCCATTGCAGAAAATTCGCCGTTTACATTCCCGAATTCATCAGTTCTGGGTGTTTTTCCGAAGTCTAAAACTCTGGCATTGACTGAAATGAAATGTCCTGCCGTTAAATCTTTCACGTAATTAATGCTTCCCAAATTAGAACCGGCAATGTAAGAACCGTAATTAATCCCGATTCTATTGTCCATGTCTAGATTCATGAGAGCAGGATTGATGGCTGCAAAATTCACGTCATAATCTCGTACAGAAACCGCATCTCCACCTAAAACAGCTTGTCTGGCAGAAACGGGAACATTGAGAAAAGGATAGACCTTGGTTCCAGTTTGTGCAGAAGCCCATAATGCGAATAAACAGAAGGATGTGGTAAATAGTTTCTTCAAAATTTCAATTATAACTTTGCAAAAATAATTTATTTTACACTTTAACAAAAATTAAAAGCTAAAACATAATTCTATTAACGAAATTCTTTACGATTCATTATATTTGCATTAAATTTATTTTTTGCCTCAAATCTATACTTTTTGAGACACAAGTTTTGATAAAAATATAACAATGAAATACAAAAGAGTTCTTTTAAAATTAAGCGGAGAAGCTTTAATGGGTAGCAGACAATACGGGATTGATAATGATAGATTGGTAGAATATGCTAAAGAAATTAAAAAAGTAGTAGATGCAGGCGTAGAATTAGCAATTGTAATAGGAGGAGGAAATATTTTCCGTGGAGTAGCTGGAGCGGCCAAAGGTATGGATAGAGTGCAAGGCGATTATATGGGAATGCTGGCTACCGTAATTAATGGAATGGCGTTACAAGGCGCACTAGAAGACCAAGGCATTAAGACCAGATTACAGTCTGCAATAGAAATGGATAAAGTAGCAGAGCCTTTCATCAAAAGAAGAGCCGTAAGACACCTAGAAAAAGGAAGAGTGGTGATTTTCGGAGCGGGAACTGGTAATCCGTATTTTACGACAGATACTGCAGCTACATTGAGAGCAATAGAAATAGGCGCTGATGTAATTTTGAAAGGAACGAGAGTAGACGGAATCTACGATTCTGACCCAGAAAAAAATGCAGATGCAGTGAAATTCAACTCGCTTTCTTATGACGAAGTTTTTGAGAAAGATTTAAAAGTAATGGACATGACTGCATTTACCCTAAGTAAAGAAAATAATTTACCCATCATTGTTTTTGACATGAATAAAGACGGTAATTTATTAAAAGTAGTCTTAGGCGAAGAAGTAGGAACTCTTGTTAATATATAATGTGTAACTTATCAAATTTTCAATATACAATGGAAGAATTAAACATGATTATGAATATGGTAAAGCAGGAAATGGATGCTGCAATTAAGCATTTAGATCACGCTTTCCAAAAAATTAGAGCAGGTAGAGCTTCTACGTCTATGGTTCAAGATGTTGTGGTAGAATATTATGGAGCAATGTCGCCAATCAATCAAGTTGCGAATGTATCTGTTCCAGATGCGATGACGATTTCTATTCAACCATGGGATAGATCAGCAATTAACGCCATTGAAAAAGCGATTATCAATTCTAACCTTGGTTTTGCACCTTCTAATAATGGAGATACGATTATTCTAAACGTTCCGCCATTAACTGAAGAAAGACGTAGAGATTTAGCTAAACAAGCTAAAGCAGAAACCGAACAAACCAAAGTAACCATCAGAAATGCTAGACATGATGGAATGAAAGAACTTAAAAAATTAGATGGCGTTTCTGAAGACATCATCAAAGATACAGAAGCTAAAATCCAAGAATTGACAGATAAATTTGTGAAATTAGCAGATGATCATCTAAAAGCTAAAGAAGTAGATATTTTCAAAATCTAATTCTAAAAAATTAATAATAAAAAAACTCCAGAATTTTCTGGAGTTTTTTTATTATTAATTTTTTTATTTTAAATGTAGAATCTCAGACTTATTGGTATCTCTGGTGCTCTCTTTCTTTCACAAACTTGCTCCAAATAGGCTTGGTCAATGCTTTGTATTTTTCTACATCGAAAACTTGAGAATCGGTAAGTGCTTTATACGTGAGCCAAACACCAAAAGGAAATAAAACCAAATTAGAAAGCCAAGCTCCGAAATAAGGATTGAGTTTTCCCTTCCAAGTAATATTTTCTACGGTCAAGTTCATCACGTAGAAGACAATAAAAATAATAATCGCAATCACCACTGGTAAACCAACACCGCCTTTTCTGATGATAGAACCCAAACTAGCGCCTATCATAAAGAAAATAAGACACGTCACCGAATAGGCAATAATCCCTTGTTGATACATGATAATCTTGTTGTAATACTTTACAATATCTAAGATTTGAGTATCCTTATTCTTTTTTTCGTTTTGTAGAAAAGAAATTTTAGTATACGCTTGATAAAGGACTTCTAACCTTTTATCTTCTTTTAATTTTTCTACTTTAAAAGGTTCTGTAGGTTTGGCAGGATTTTTTATTTTGTCAATATAGGTAACATAATTATTGGTTTGTCCTACCATTTCTGAATTAATAGAATTAAAACTATAATCGTTTTCTTTCTTTACCTTTACAATCGTTTTATTAATCTCTTTATAGTTTTGGAAACGATAGTCATCCGTAATTTTTTCTTCTTCTATGGCTTTGTTGATGACATCACTCACATCAAAATGCTGCACCAGCGAATCAAATTTTACTGATTGGCCAGGCTGTTTCAGTCGTTCTAAATAATTTTTATCCTGAATATTGTCTTCGAAAATATACCCATCATATAAAACCAACTTCAAAAAATTTCTGTTGGCAGCTGGTGTAAATTCACCTTTTTTAGCGATAATAGTTCTTTGGTCTTCATAAGCATTTGCTACTTTGTGCACAAAAACGCCTTCTAAATGTTCACCTTTTTCACCATAAATTTTGTCGAATTTTACCGTTGCTCCAGGCAATGAATTGATGAACTGTCCCGGTGTAAAATTAATGGCGGGTTTGGTGGCGGCAATATTATACATCATGTTTTTGGCCTTCCTCTGAAAATCTGGAATCACATTATTCGAGAAAATAAAAAGCATGATAGAAAGTAAAGAAACGATGGCAAATAAAGGCATCATAATTCTGGTGAGGGAAATTCCTGCAGATTTCATGGCGGCGAGTTCATAGCGTTCTCCAAAATCTCCAAAAGTCATAATCGAAGCCAAAAGAATGGTCAATGGTAAAACCATTTTGACAACGTTTACACTCAGATAAAACAAGAATTTTACAATTTCCCAATTGCTCAAGCCTTTTCCTGTAAACTGCGAAAGCTGAATCCATACAATATTCACCATAAAGATGAAAAACAGCACGCTGAAAATAAATAAAAAAGGCCCGAAAAAGGTTTTTATAATATATTGATCGAGTTTCTTTAACATTTGCCAAAATTATGAAAAAAGTTAGAATTATTTTGGTTTTAGTTCTTTTGTCTTGAAACAAAAGAACCAAAAGTTCAAGACTTGAATGCTCGGCTAAATAATTGAAATCTATTCTAAAATCCCTGAAACTTGTCTTCCCTTTGCTTCGACTTCAAACATCAGGAATTTTTTAACGCCTAGATTTCAATTATTTTTAACGCCTCCGCATTCTATGTCATAGAAAAATCCTTCTCAAAATGAGAAGGATTAATATTATAATTCTGTAATGAGGTAATTCTTGTACTTGTTTTTATCAAAGCTGAACGTAGAGGTACTTAATTTCTGGTTTTCTTTGTATTGATTTACGGTAATCACTGCCAAATCATTTCCTGATGAAGTCTGTACAATTTTAGCAATCTGCTTTTTAGGCGTATTGATATATAATACTACACTTTTTACCCCATTATCTTTTACAGGAACCATTTTGATAAGGTCTAGACCGCCATTTTTTCCTGCATAGGTTACCGTGTATCCTGTTTTGTATTCATCAAGATAATTGATAGGTGAAAGTGCTTTTTCTGAACCATTCGGTTGAGCAATCGTCACTTCTTGGTCTTCTTTAGAAATATTGTACACTTTTTTTCCGTCAAAAATCTGCTCATTTCCCATAATATTTAGTTTATACTGAGTAGGAGTAGAGTAGAAGATTCCTGTTTCGGTTTTACTTACTTTTCCGGTTCCCGTTCCGTAAGAGAATTTGAAGTAAGTATTTTTCTTGGCTTTATAATTTTTAGAAACAGTTTCTAAAATGTTTTTGGCTTTAGTATCTACTTTTTGTGCGAATGAAAAGGTAAAACTTCCAACCAAAGCACTTGCTAATATAATCTTGTTAAAATATTTCATGTTTTTATTTTTAATGATTCTTGGGGTAGATTTCAAAAAGCGAGCCAAGAAGTTTTAAAGAGTGTTAAATAAGAGTTTAAATTACTTAATTAATTCTAAATTTCCAGCAAAATTACTTTCTCAATTCCTCCAAGAAACTTTCCAAAGAATTCAAATCAGAAATCATGACTTCTCTTGCTTTAGCACCATTGAAACCGCCTACAATTCCTGCAGCTTCTAACTGGTCCATAATTCTTCCTGCTCTGTTGTATCCCAATTTTAATTGTCTTTGAAGCATAGAAGTAGAACCTTGTTGAGTAGAAACAATAATTCTAGCCGCTTCTTCGAAGAGTTGGTCTTTTTCATTCGGGTCAAAGCTTCCAACTGTAGAAGTGGTTTCTTCACCTGAATATTCCGGCAACATAAATGCAGAGGCGTAACCTTTTTGTTCGCCGATGTATTCTGCAATTTTTTCCACTTCTGGAGTATCTACAAATGCACATTGCAATCTCAATAAGTCATTTCCGTTGAAATAAAGCATATCACCTTTTCCTATCAATTGTTCTGCACCAGTAGAATCTAAAATCGTTCTGGAATCCACAGAAGAAATTACTCTAAAGGCTGCTCTCGCTGGGAAATTGGCTTTAATCATCCCTGTAATTACGTTTACAGACGGTCTTTGTGTAGCTACGATTAAGTGAATTCCTACCGCTCTTGCCAATTGGGCTAATCTGGCAATTGGGAGTTCTACTTCTTTCCCTGCCGTCATGATAAGGTCTGCAAATTCGTCTACCACAAGAACGATGTAAGGCATGTAACGGTGACCGTTTTCAGGATTAAGTTTGCGTTCTGTGAATTTCTTATTGTATTCCTTAATGTTTTTACAAAAAGCATTTTTCAGCAAATCATAACGCGTATCCATCTCTATACAAAGAGAATTCAGCGTGTTAATTACTTTATGTGTGTCCGTAATAATAGCGTCTTCGCCATCGGGAAGTTTTGCCAAGTAGTGTCTTTCAATTTTTGAATACAATGAAAGTTCTACTTTTTTAGGGTCTACCATCACAAATTTCAATTCACTAGGATGTTTTTTGTAAAGCAGTGAAGTAAGAATGGCGTTAATCCCTACAGATTTTCCTTGTCCAGTTGCTCCAGCCATCAATAAGTGAGGCATTTTGGCTAAATCTGCCACGAAAACTTCATTAGAAATCGTTTTCCCGAAAACCACTGGCAAATCCATATCTGCATTTTGGAATTTCGGAGAAGAAATAACACTTCGCATAGAAACCATCGAAGGATTTTTGCGTGGAACTTCTATTCCTATCGTTCCTTTTCCCGGCATCGGTGCAATAATTCTGATGCCCAGAGCAGATAAATTCAAGGCGATGTCATCTTGTAATTTTTTAATCGCAGCTACTCTGATTCCTGCTTCTGGAACTATTTCGTAAAGCGTAACAGTAGGGCCAATGGTTGCTTTAATTTCTGCAATGCCTACGTTGAAGTTTTTCAGTAACCCAACGATTTTATTTTTATTTTCTTCTAGTTCGTCTTTATTGATGGCGATTTCTTCGTTGCCATATTCTTTGAGCAACTCAATCTTTGGCATTTGGAAATTCGCCAAATCCAATTTATGGTCATATAAACCATGTTTGTCTACCAAATCTTTTGCTTTTCTTTCAGAATCGTCTAAATCTTCTTTCACTTCTTCAATGCTGAAAGCAATATTGTCTGCAGGTTTTGTAGGCGTTTCTTCTTTTTGAAAACTAAAACCCGTAGGTTCTAAATCTTTTTTAACTGGAATATTGATGGGAGTTTCAGCTACAACTGGCGGCGCTTCAAAACCTGTCTGATGAGGTGTTTTAATGGTTTCAAAAGTTTCTGTTTTAGGAGCTTCTACTTCTGAAGTGACTTTTAGATTTTCAAAATTGGGCTCTTCTTTCAGTTCTTTGTCTGCTTCGAAATCTTCATCTGCATCATAATCTGGGGCAAACTTATCTTTAATAGAGTCAATTTGATTTTTGATTGAACTAGGTCTTAGATTAAATTCTAAAACAAAATATAGAATAATCGCCGCTAAAAGCGTCATCCATAATCCGAAATCCCCAATAATAGAAGCTAAATATTCTTGAATTTCATTCCCGAAAACGCCACTTAATGTTCCGTTTCCTTTGGTGATGGCACCCATAAGAATAGGAAGCCAACAAAGAAAAAAGATAGAGTGAGAAAGGGTTTTCCAGATTTTAAAATAGTTTTTCTTCAGGATTTGGAACCCAAAAACCATAAGCAAAAAAGCTACAATGAAAGCAGCAATCCCTATACTGTCGAAAATAAAAATATTCCCGAGCCAGTCTCCCACTTTTCCAAAAATATTAGAAGATTTAATGCTTTTATCCAGCATAGCGCCAGTCTGGCTTTGGTTAGCCTTCCAGTTCAGTAAATAAGATGCGAAGGATAGCGCAAACACTACCGATAAAAACAAAAATAAAAGTCCGAAAAAAATTCTGGGTTTAGATAGCGTCTTGCTTTCTTCTACCTCTTGTCTATTGTTAGATGCTAATTTTGCCATAATGTGATAACACGCAAAGGTAATATTTTATATGAAAAATGAAAACATTTGAAATCGTTTTTTGATTTTAAAAATAGTAACTTTTTAGCTAGAAATGGCATTTAATTTTTTGATTTTTAAGACTTTCAATGAAAAATGACCTTGTTTCTTTTAAAAGGAAAATTTTTTAAACGAGAAAAGCAAATGGTAAGACGAATTAGAGAAGGTTCAAAAAGCAAAATTTTATAAAAATTTTAACACAGTTATAGATAAAATCCAACTATCAAAATTCGCTAATTCAATTTATAGAATGTATTTTTGCACAGTTTAAAAATCTAAAATGAAAAAACTGATTAATATTCTGATTTCTACGAGAACAATGGCTGTTTTATTGTTCGTTTATGCTTTTGCAATGGCTTATGCCACTTTTGTAGAAAACGATTTCGGAACACCTACTGCCAAAGCTTTAATCTATGAAGCAACATGGTTCGAAATAGTGATGGTTTTACTCATCCTTAATTTTATAGGTAATATTAATAGATATAGACTTTGGAAAAGAGAAAAATGGCCATTATTGGTGTTTCACTTGGCTTTTGTCTTTATTTTTATTGGTGGTGCAATCACCCGTTACATCAGTTATGAAGGGCAAATGCACATCAGAGAAGGAGAAACTTCTAATGAAATTATTACCGATAAAAATTTCTTTAAAATTCAAATCGAAAGAGGTGGCGACCGTTTAAGCTATGCCGAAATTCCTTATATGATGGCTTCTCAAGAACCATTGATTGCGAAAATTATTCCACACAAATTTAAGGCAAAGTATGATTTCCACGGAGAACTTATCCAAGTAGAGCAACTAGAATATATTCAGAGAAAAAAAGACAGTTTAGTAACCAGCGATTCAGGTAAAGAATATCTTCACTTGGTTTCAACCAATGATAATGGAAGAGAAGATATTTATTTGGGTTCTGGTGAGGTAAAAAGCATCAATGGATTCCTAGTTTCTTTCAATAAAGGTATAGAAGGAGCAGTAGAATTCAAACAAGAAAACGGGAATTTATTTATCAAAACGCCTGTAGAGGCTAATTATATGACCATGGCAACTCAAGCTACTGGTGTTACTAAGAAAGATGAATTCCAGCCATTGGCTTTGAGAAGTCTTTATACCATCGAAAATTTAAAATTGGTAGTTCCAGAACCGCTGAAAAAAGGAAACCTAATTGCGTATTCTGGGGATAAAAAAAGAGACCAAAACGTTCCTGATATGTTAAAAGTTTTGGTGAAAGGTCCTAAAACAGAACAAACCATCGACTTATCTGTAGAAAAAGGAAATCCTAACGCATTTAAACAAATGACAATTGACGGATTAAACATCATTCTTGGATTCGGTCCGAAAGTATATCAAACTCCATTTGCTTTGAAATTAGATGATTTCGTGATGGAAACTTACCCAGGAAGTGATTCTCCATCAGCGTATGAATCACACGTACAAATTGTAGACGAAGGCAAACAAACGCCTTATAAAATTTATATGAACCACGTTTTAAATCACAAAGGTTATAGATTCTTCCAAGCGAGTTTTGACCCAGATAGACAAGGAACCGTACTTTCGGTAAACCACGATTTCTGGGGAACTTTGGTAACATATATTGGCTACACATTCTTATTTTTAGGATTGTTTGTAGCACTTTTCTGGAAAGGAACACACTTCTGGAAACTGAACCAGTCTCTAAAAGATATGGCGAAAAAGAAAGTAGCGATTTTCCTTTTATTGTTCTCAATGGTTGGGTTAAATGCTCAAGAGCATCAACACAAAGAAGGAGATGTACATGCTGAAGCTGCGCCAACTGCTCAACCGCAAAGTGTGCCACAACAAATGGTTCACGCCGAAATATCTAAAGAACACGCTGATAAATTCGGGTATCTTCTCGTGCAAGGTTTTGACGGAAGAATTGAACCGATGAATACTCAAGCATTAGATGTTTTGAGAAAATTAGCCAAAAAAGAAAAATGGGGAGAGCTCAATGCGAACCAGTGGTTCTTGTCGATTAACATCAATCCAATGGCTTGGATGAATGATAAAATCATCAAAATCGGTACAAAAGGTGGCGAAGAATTGAAGAAAAAAACCAAAGCCAATGACGAAGGATATACTTCTATGATGAATCTTTTCGTAACCGATGCGATGGGAATGCCAAAATTCATTTTAGAAGAAGATTTCAATACGGCTTTTAGAAAAAAACCTGCGGAACAAAGCAATTATGATAAAGAAGTTATTTCTGTAAACGAAAGAGTACAAGTATTCTACGGATTGCTTTCTGGGCAATATTTCAGAGTGGTTCCTGTTCAAAACGACCCTAATCATACTTGGAACTCTTGGCTAGATGCAGAACAAAAAGCAGATGCACAAGCACAAAACGTTATTGCACCTTATTTCATCAGCGTAGTTGATGCTTCTAGAAACGGAAATTGGACAAAAGCAGACGAAGCGCTAACAAAAATTCAAGAATATCAAAAGACTTGGGGTAAAAATGTGCTTCCAGATGAGAGTAAAGTGAGACTTGAGGTTTTCATGAATAAAGCAAATCTTAACTTTTGGTTGTTGATTTTCTACACGATGGTGGGAGGTTTATTAATTGTTTTAGGATTTATAGAACTTTTCAAGCCAAATAAAATATTACATAAAGTAATCAAGTCCATCATTTACATTGGAGTAGTAGGGTATTTCCTTCACTTCTTAGGATTAATTGGAAGATGGTATATTTCTGGTCATGCTCCTTGGAGTAATGGTTATGAAGCCATTGTATTTATTTCTTGGGTGGGGATTTCAGCAGGTTTAATGCTGTATAGAAATGCTAATGCACTCATTCCAGCTGCAGGATTTATGGTAGCTGTAATCATGATGGGATTTGCACATGGAGGTTCTCAATTAGACCCACAAATCACACCTTTAGTTCCAGTGTTGAAATCATACTGGTTAATTATTCACGTGGCGATTATTACCAGCAGTTATGGTTTCTTTGCTTTGTCAATGATTATTGCAGTGATTTCATTGTTTTTCTATATAATTTCAAGTAAAAATACATTTGATAAACATGACCATTCTACGATTAAAGAATTAACCATCGTTTCAGAAATGTCCTTAACCATTGGGTTATTTGCATTAACCGTTGGTAATTTCTTAGGAGGTATTTGGGCGAATGAATCATGGGGTAGATATTGGAGCTGGGATCCGAAAGAAACTTGGGCGTTCATTTCTATCATTGTTTACGCATTTGTACTTCACATGAGATTAGTTCCAGGTTTGAGAGGAAGATACGCCTTCCACTTAATGACCATGTTTGCATTCTGTAGTATGGTAATGACCTATTTTGGAGTAAATTATTACCTTTCAGGATTGCATTCTTATGCAGCAGGAGATCCTATTCCTGTTCCAGCTTGGGTGTATATCAGTGTTGGAGTAATGACGGCATTAGGTCTAGGTGCTTATTACAAACACAAAAAATTGACTGCAAAGTAATATAAAATTCAAACCTTTATCTTTAATTTTGATAAAGGTTTTTTAATAATAGTTTTAATGGAAAAGAAATATAAAATTCAGAAAAATCCTTTTTTAGTGCCTACTACAGATGGTAAGTTAATTCAAGAACATTGGGGAAATTCTACAGGGAATGCTCAAATTTCTATTGCGCACATGATTGCGCCACCACATTGGAGCGAACCGCATCAAACGCCAGAGTTTGATGAATTCACCATCATTATGAGAGGGAAAAAGCAGTTTGAAATAGATGGGGAAACAGTAGTTTTAGAAGCTGGACAAAGCATTTTAATCCAAAAAGGTGCAAGAATTCGTTACAGCAACCCTTTCGAAGAAGAATGTGAATATTTAGCCATATGTCTGCCTGCTTTTTCTATGGATTTAGTCAATAGAGAATAAAAAATTAACGAAAAATTAATTCTATTTATTGCATAATATTATATTTTTGTAAAAAAGTTAAAAATTTGATTTCATATACTATTTATCAAAATTCTGAAAGTGCAGAATGGGTGACCTTTGTGCATGGAGCTGGAGGGAGCTCTACCATTTGGTTCAAGCAAATTAGAGAATTTCAGAAGAAATTTAATGTCTTATTGCTCGATTTACGAGGACATGGTAGTTCTAATAAATTAAAGGCTAAGAAATACACCTTTCAATCCATTGCGCATGATATTTTAGAAGTTATTGATCATCTTAAAATCAAGAGTTCTCATTTTGTGGGGATTTCTCTCGGGTCTATTGTGATTCGTCAGTTGGCAGAAATGCGCCCAGAACGAGTGAAATCTATGGTGATGGGAGGAGCTATTCTGAAAATGAATTTCCGCTCACAAATTTTAATGAAAATTGGCAATGTTTTTAAATACATTTTACCATATTTGGTTTTATATCGTCTTTTTGCCTTCATTATTATGCCCAAGAAAAACCATAAATCTTCTCGAAATCTTTTCATCAATGAGGCAAAGAAATTATACCAAAAAGAATTTATCAAGTGGTTTAAATTGACAACAGAAATCAATCCTGTTCTGCGTTGGTTCAGACAAAAGGAGCTGAATATTCCCACTTTTTATGTGATGGGAGAAGAAGATTACATGTTTTTGCCTTCGGTAAAAGAAGTGGTAAAAAACCACGAAAAATCATCGAGTTTATTGGTGATAGAAAATTGCGGTCACGTAGTCAATGTAGATGCTCCACACGTTTTTAACAGCAAAGTGATTCGATTTTTAGAATCACTTAAGAGATCTTAAATTCATCTATCACTCAACACACATCACATTATTAAATAATAAATCTACAAAATGAGTTTTGTAGATTTTTTTTATGGTCAAACTTCCAAAATAGATGGTATTTTAAAAATAATTCTTATTTTTGACTTCATTTTTAGATAAAATTTATGAAGTCACTCGATAAATTAGATTACAAAATTCTCAATATTCTGCAAGAAGATAACACTATTGCCATCAAAGATTTGGCAGAAAGAATTGGTTTATCTTTCACACCCACTTACGAAAGAGTAAAGTCTCTCAAAAACAAAGGAATCATCAAGAAATATGTAGCCATCGTAGATAGAGAAAAAGTTGGGTATGAGCTGGTGGCGTATTGCAACGTAACCATTAAAAATAAATCAGTGGAAATCTTGAGAGATTTCGAGGAGAAACTCAATAAATGTCCTGAAATTGTAGAAGTAGTGAGCGTTTCTGGAGTGTATGATTACATGATTAAAATTGTGACCAAAAACATAAAAGAATACAACGATTTTGTAGAAAAAACATTTACCAATTATCCGCATATCGGCGATTATCATAGCAGTATCGTACTCTGTACGGTAAAAGAAGAAACCAAAATTTTCTTGTAAAATTTTTAAAATAAAAGATAAAAAGTCACATCATAACGATGTGACTTTTTTGATGAAATATGTTTTTAAAGAATTTAAAAATCTAAACCTAAATTTTTAAGTTCGGTTTCTAAATTGATATTTTTATT contains the following coding sequences:
- the ccsB gene encoding c-type cytochrome biogenesis protein CcsB; translated protein: MKKLINILISTRTMAVLLFVYAFAMAYATFVENDFGTPTAKALIYEATWFEIVMVLLILNFIGNINRYRLWKREKWPLLVFHLAFVFIFIGGAITRYISYEGQMHIREGETSNEIITDKNFFKIQIERGGDRLSYAEIPYMMASQEPLIAKIIPHKFKAKYDFHGELIQVEQLEYIQRKKDSLVTSDSGKEYLHLVSTNDNGREDIYLGSGEVKSINGFLVSFNKGIEGAVEFKQENGNLFIKTPVEANYMTMATQATGVTKKDEFQPLALRSLYTIENLKLVVPEPLKKGNLIAYSGDKKRDQNVPDMLKVLVKGPKTEQTIDLSVEKGNPNAFKQMTIDGLNIILGFGPKVYQTPFALKLDDFVMETYPGSDSPSAYESHVQIVDEGKQTPYKIYMNHVLNHKGYRFFQASFDPDRQGTVLSVNHDFWGTLVTYIGYTFLFLGLFVALFWKGTHFWKLNQSLKDMAKKKVAIFLLLFSMVGLNAQEHQHKEGDVHAEAAPTAQPQSVPQQMVHAEISKEHADKFGYLLVQGFDGRIEPMNTQALDVLRKLAKKEKWGELNANQWFLSININPMAWMNDKIIKIGTKGGEELKKKTKANDEGYTSMMNLFVTDAMGMPKFILEEDFNTAFRKKPAEQSNYDKEVISVNERVQVFYGLLSGQYFRVVPVQNDPNHTWNSWLDAEQKADAQAQNVIAPYFISVVDASRNGNWTKADEALTKIQEYQKTWGKNVLPDESKVRLEVFMNKANLNFWLLIFYTMVGGLLIVLGFIELFKPNKILHKVIKSIIYIGVVGYFLHFLGLIGRWYISGHAPWSNGYEAIVFISWVGISAGLMLYRNANALIPAAGFMVAVIMMGFAHGGSQLDPQITPLVPVLKSYWLIIHVAIITSSYGFFALSMIIAVISLFFYIISSKNTFDKHDHSTIKELTIVSEMSLTIGLFALTVGNFLGGIWANESWGRYWSWDPKETWAFISIIVYAFVLHMRLVPGLRGRYAFHLMTMFAFCSMVMTYFGVNYYLSGLHSYAAGDPIPVPAWVYISVGVMTALGLGAYYKHKKLTAK
- a CDS encoding cupin domain-containing protein, which translates into the protein MEKKYKIQKNPFLVPTTDGKLIQEHWGNSTGNAQISIAHMIAPPHWSEPHQTPEFDEFTIIMRGKKQFEIDGETVVLEAGQSILIQKGARIRYSNPFEEECEYLAICLPAFSMDLVNRE
- a CDS encoding alpha/beta fold hydrolase; translation: MISYTIYQNSESAEWVTFVHGAGGSSTIWFKQIREFQKKFNVLLLDLRGHGSSNKLKAKKYTFQSIAHDILEVIDHLKIKSSHFVGISLGSIVIRQLAEMRPERVKSMVMGGAILKMNFRSQILMKIGNVFKYILPYLVLYRLFAFIIMPKKNHKSSRNLFINEAKKLYQKEFIKWFKLTTEINPVLRWFRQKELNIPTFYVMGEEDYMFLPSVKEVVKNHEKSSSLLVIENCGHVVNVDAPHVFNSKVIRFLESLKRS
- a CDS encoding Lrp/AsnC family transcriptional regulator — translated: MKSLDKLDYKILNILQEDNTIAIKDLAERIGLSFTPTYERVKSLKNKGIIKKYVAIVDREKVGYELVAYCNVTIKNKSVEILRDFEEKLNKCPEIVEVVSVSGVYDYMIKIVTKNIKEYNDFVEKTFTNYPHIGDYHSSIVLCTVKEETKIFL